Below is a window of Rhodothermales bacterium DNA.
TGAGGACGAGTCCGAGCCGGCGTGTGGATTCGTTGTTGTGCGTCATAGGTTATGGCGTCAGGAGCGAAGCGCTGTTCCAGGCTTCGAGGGGCGTGTAGGGCTCGAGGTTAAAGGCGGGTTTGTACCCGAATGGCGCGGACATCACACTTTCGGTATAGACCCGCCCCTCCTGAATGCGGAGGGTCGGGAAGCCGTCTTCGTGGCGTGCGTACAGGGTAGAATGGTGGGCGAGGACATCGGCCCAGACCTCCGGCGGGTACATGCTGAGGCCGGTGAAGTAGTGGTGCCCGTTCCGCTCGGCGTGTTTGATTCCCAGGGTGCAGGAAACAGCCATATCCTGCAACAGGGCGATCGGCCCGACGCTGGCGAGGTCCTCGCCGGTGAGCAAATAGGTGCGCCCGGGGTCGTTCTTTCGGAGCCGGGCGAGCAGGCAGGCGTTGGCGATGCCTTTAACAATCCCTTTGCAGTTCTTGTGGCTGGTGCCGGCGTAGCCGGCGTCAAGCGCACGGCTGAGGCTGGTGAGTTCGCTGTCGGACTCGTCCATCACGATAGGGAGCGACTCCAGCCCCGAGGGCAAGGCCATCGAGAGGTTCTGGAAAGCGAAGTCCCGGTGGAGCGGCTGTTCGAGGTAGATTACATGGTCAAACAGCGCCTGGACGTGCATGTCCTGCAGGAGCGTAGAGAAATAATCGCGCATATCCAGGGGTGTCGCGAAGCGTTCGTTGGCGTCGAGCGATACCTGGAAGGTGCCGTCGACGGTGCGGCTGAGCACATCCCAGATGGCGCCGAGGCGGGCGATGTCGAGCTTGACATCGCCGGCGAGTTTGACCTTGAAGTACCGGAGCCCGTACGCCTCGATGGCCGCCTCGAGGGATTGCGGCAGGCCGTCGGTGATGCAGTTTTCGGGTTTGATTTCCCGCTCGCGGATGGGGTCGTCCAGCCCGACGGTGTGGCGGATGAACTGGTGGGGGATGGCCTCGAATGGAAGCAGATCGGCCGGCTGGAGGCCCGATAGCCAGGTGTGGATGCTGCCGAGGTCGATGTCGAACGCATTATCGTAGACGGCGCGGGCGAAGGGGAGATCGAGCAGTCGGCAAAAGGCGTCGATGACGCCGCGCTCGACCATGCTGATCCCGAACGACCGCAGCAGCGGCGGCGCGTCGGATGCCGCCTGCATCCCCATATAAAGCCGCATCCAGAGCGCGAATACGGATGGAAAGTGCTGCCCTTCGATGAGCCGGCTCGCAAGACGGATGGCCTCGATCATGCGCTTGATTTCAGCCTCGTAGGTGAGCCCCGGCGTTTTCTCGAACCATCCCGGCGGGAGCCCTTCGGAGGTGACGCCGATCTGGCGGTAGCCGTCGACTTCAAGATCGACCTGCAAGAACAGGTGGGGCACCGCCGTCAGCGCCGTAGGCCCGTAGCGAAAGGGCATGCGGGTATGCATGTTAAGGACATAGCCTCGGATATCGCGAACGGAAAGTTGCACGGAGCGGCGTACGGGGAGATGAAAAAAGCGGGCTGTCAAAGATCAGCCCGCCGGGGGAGATAGTCAACCGAGGTTGTAGGTTGGCAGGTTGGTGCGCCCTTATCTTTCAGGGAATGAAGTGGAGCATACCGTTTACCTGACGTCCGGATGAGACCACGCGATAGAGGTAGGCGCCTGATGATAGGGGTGCGAGGTTTAGCGCGACCGAGTGCGTGCCGGCATCAAAAAATCCATCGATGGGGGTAGCGACATGCCGGCCGAGCAGGTCGTACAGGATGACGCGAACCGGGCCGGCCATTTCCACGCCAAGGCGCAGTGTCGTTTCGCGTGAGGCCGGATTTGGATAGAAGCTGGCCTCCAGACCCTTATGATTCGACCCGGGGTCGAGCGCAATGCTGGTCCCCGTTGACGGACTCCAGCGGGCCAGGAAATTGGATGACCGACCGCCGGCCTGCGTAAAGTGGCCGCCGACAAACAGGTCCTGGCCCTGGCTATAGACGACCCGGGAAAAACGATTCACGCCTCCATCGAGTTCTTCGATACCGCCGGAAACCCAACGACCCACATAGTTTTTGATAAGTCCACCGACGTAGACCTCTCCGTGTTCGCTCACATCGACGCTGGTCAGCGCGTTCATTCCTGGCGAACCCAACCCTTCCCACCGCATACCATCCCAGCGCGCCAGATTGGAGCCTGGTAAATCCCCACCCAATCTGAAGTTACCCGCGGCATACAGTGTATCGCCATACATATCCAGATCCAGCACCTGGTCAAAGGGCTCGAACAGCCCCTCGCCCAGCGGGTGCCACTGCGTTCCGTCCCAGCGCCACACGTAGGAGGCGTCCGGGAGGCTGGACTGGAACGAACCGCCGGCGTACACGGCCTGGTCGGGGCCAATCGCCAGGGCATATCCAAAAGAGGGCAGACCGTTGCCGAGAGGGATCCAGCGGGTATCCTCCCATCGGGCGACGTACCTGAGTGAATCGGAGCCGGATGCTGTGAATCGACCGGTCGCGTAGATGGTCCCGACCGAGTCGACCGCCACATCCAACACGGCGTCGTTAAACCCGTCGCCAAGCGGCTCCCATCGCCCGCCGTTCCATCGAGCAATCCGCCGGGCCGGCTGGCCGTCTGCTTCCGTGAAGGCTCCCCCGGCCACAAGCGTGCCTTCGGCAGCCAGCGTGAGCGCCAGTACCTCGCCATTCACACCGGTACCGATGCTGCTCCACGCGTCCCCATCCCACGAGGCGATGTGCCTGGCAGGCATATCCCCTGCCGTGGAAAACGAACCGCCGGCGTACAACGTTTTTCCATCGCCGGTCAGCGCATGCACGGTTCCATTGAGTCCGTCGTTTGTATGGATCGCCCCGACACTTTCCCAGGCCTCACCGGTCCAGCGTGCCAGATTGACGGCCGGCAAATCGCCGGCTTCGGTGAATTCTCCACCGACATAAAGAAATCCATCCGGCCCGATCTCCATCACATTGATCATTCCGTTGACCCCCGAGCCGAGCGGTTCCCAGATCGCGCCGTTCCATCGGGCGATATTCTGGGCTGGGGTGCCATCCGCGCTTGAAAACGTGCCGGCGATGTAGACATAGGCCTTATCCGCCGCGATGACGCTCACTCGGTCGTAAGGTTTGCCAGTGCCGCTCCCCAGGTCCTCCCATCCGGCCCCATCCCAACGAGCCACGCGGGAAACGCCATCGGCCCCGGTCGTATCGGAATATCCGCCGGCGTACAGTGCACCATCCGGCCCGATCGTTACCGCGAACACCTGGCTGAATTCACCTCCAATTCCGTCCCAGCCGCCACCATCCCACCACGCGATACCCGGTGTAGATCGGTCCCCTATTTCGTTAAATTGCCCACCTAAATAGATGAACGATCCCTCGATGTGGACATCAAATACCGAGTTCAAGCGATCGTCGAGCTCGAACTGCCCGCTGATATGTTCGCCGACGCTGTCCCACCGCGCTCCATTCCAGCGCGCAATGCCGGTCGTATGCAGGGTAGTATCGACGAAGTCGAAATTCCCGACCACGAACAGGTTGCCGGCCGAATCCGCATCCATATCGTAGATAAAGGGTCTTCCGCAGCACCCGTGCCCGAATTGCCCAAGCACGAAGA
It encodes the following:
- a CDS encoding T9SS type A sorting domain-containing protein, encoding MKHLAIAAFFLTLAASAQGQPGWSDAFGGDLLFDGSVEAIAFDGEGRVYVGGFYDHVAGMPAYGLARWDGIRWEPLGDPVMDVSAMRMVRDTLYIAGENLTAHASSYQVARWTPDSLFVLGQFGHGCCGRPFIYDMDADSAGNLFVVGNFDFVDTTLHTTGIARWNGARWDSVGEHISGQFELDDRLNSVFDVHIEGSFIYLGGQFNEIGDRSTPGIAWWDGGGWDGIGGEFSQVFAVTIGPDGALYAGGYSDTTGADGVSRVARWDGAGWEDLGSGTGKPYDRVSVIAADKAYVYIAGTFSSADGTPAQNIARWNGAIWEPLGSGVNGMINVMEIGPDGFLYVGGEFTEAGDLPAVNLARWTGEAWESVGAIHTNDGLNGTVHALTGDGKTLYAGGSFSTAGDMPARHIASWDGDAWSSIGTGVNGEVLALTLAAEGTLVAGGAFTEADGQPARRIARWNGGRWEPLGDGFNDAVLDVAVDSVGTIYATGRFTASGSDSLRYVARWEDTRWIPLGNGLPSFGYALAIGPDQAVYAGGSFQSSLPDASYVWRWDGTQWHPLGEGLFEPFDQVLDLDMYGDTLYAAGNFRLGGDLPGSNLARWDGMRWEGLGSPGMNALTSVDVSEHGEVYVGGLIKNYVGRWVSGGIEELDGGVNRFSRVVYSQGQDLFVGGHFTQAGGRSSNFLARWSPSTGTSIALDPGSNHKGLEASFYPNPASRETTLRLGVEMAGPVRVILYDLLGRHVATPIDGFFDAGTHSVALNLAPLSSGAYLYRVVSSGRQVNGMLHFIP